CGGGGTCTACCCGCAGGACCTCCTCGAGAGTCTGCAGCGCCTCCTCGAACCGTTTCGCGCCCTCCAGGTCCCTGGCCAGCGCCAGCAGCACCTCGACGCTGCGTTCCTCGATGCTGCGGGCCTTGCGGTGCAGGCGGATGGCCTCCACGTAGTTCCGCTCGGCGTGGTAGATGTTGCCCAGCCAAAGCAGCGAGTCGGTGTGGTTGGGATCGAGCGCCAGGGCCTTCTCGAACAGCCCGATCGCCTCGGAGGTGCGCTTCGAGAGGAAGGCGTGCATGGCTTCCCGGTGGAGGGTCTCCACGCGCTCTTCGCGTCGGCGCAGCCGGCTGTTGCGCCAGTTCAGGATCATGGTCTTCGTTTCGCGGACGCCCACGAGGAGCATGACGAAGAGGGCGCCGACGGCCATGGAAAGGAGGACCAGGCTGACGGGGCTCAGCTCGAGCGCGTCCGTGGGGCTGAGCTTGATCGTCACCGTGCCCGGGTTCAGCTCCTGGAAGTAACCGTAGATCAGGCTGGCGGAGATGATCAGGAAGACCGTGAGGAGGAGCTGGAACATCCGCTATCCCCGCGTGCGAGCGCGCCGCGTTGTCTTTCCCGTAGCGAGCGCGGGCGCCACCGGCGAGGCGACGGCCTGCGCCGCCGGCAGCCGCACCCGCCTGGCGTCGGCCCACAGCCGCTCGAGTCCGTAGTGCGCGCGGATGTCGGAGCGGAAGATGTGGGCGACGACGTCCCCGAAATCCATGAGGATCCACTGAGCGGACGCGGCGCCTTCGGTACTGAGCGGGGGAGAGCGCCGGCCCGCGAGCGCCTGCGCGATATGGTCTGCGATGGCCTGCACCTGCCGCTCGGATTCCCCCGAGCAGATGACCAGGTAGTCGGCGATGGAGGTCAGTTTGGCGACATGGAGGATCAGGACGTCGTCGGCCTTCTTCTCGAGGGACGCCTGAGCGACGGCGATGGCTTTAGCCTTGGACTCCTGTGCGATCGCGTTCCTCCTGATAGAGTCGGAAGCGCATTATATAGGATTCCACCGGGGCAGGCAACAGGTTTGACAGGCTGAGCCGGCGGCGAATGCGATCCCGGATGTCGGAGGCGGAGACCCCGCACGGAGGCAGGGCCAGCAGGATCAGGCCGCCTCCGGGGATGGAGACGTCGAGCCGCGCGGCGCGACGCCCCTCCAGGTCGCTCAGCGCTTGGGCGTCCAGCGGCGGCAGGAGCGACAGGCCCGTGAGCGAGCGGAATTGAACGGGAGGGCGGGGAACGACCACGAACCGGCAGGAGCGGAGCAGCGGCTCCGGCTCCCGCCAGGTCGGGAGGTCCAGAAACGCGTCCAGACCGATGATGAAGAAGAGTTCCGCCGCCGGACCGTACTCCGCCCGCAGCGCGCGGACCGTGTCGATGGAGTAGGACTTGGCCGGGCGGCTGGTCTCGACCTCGGACACCGAAAAGGTCGGTTCGTCGGCGATGGCCAGCCGCACCATCTCGAGCCGGTGGGGAGCCGGGGCGAGGGTGGCCGACGGTTTGTGCGGAGGATCGCCGGACGGGATGAAGACGAGCCGGTCCAGGCCCAGCCGGTCACGCGTCTGGGTCGCGATGGTCAGGTGACAGCGGTGGATGGGGTTGAAGGCGCCGCCGAAGAGGCCGATCTTCATCGCCGCTCCTGCGGCGAAGGTGCGAGGCGCGGGGCGCGGGGCGCGGGATTAAGAAGATGGAATGTCCGGTCGGTTGTACGTCGTTTGCCCATAGGCTTTTCGCCTCTGGCCTGTCGTCCGTTCACCTGTCGTCCGTTCAGAGGAGGACGAGGTTGTCCCGGTGGATCACCTCCTCGTACTCCTGGGGGCCGATCACCTTCTGGAGCTCGGCGGTCTTGAGCCCCTTGATCCGGTCCAGGGTCTCGGCGGAGAAGTTGACTAGGCCCTTGGCGAACTCCTTTCCGTCCCGGTCGGCGCAGGTGACCGCGTCACCGGGCCGGAAGTCCCCGCGCACGGCCACGATCCCGGAGGCGAGGAGGCTCTTGCCGCGACGGACCAGGGCCTCGACCGCTCCGTCATCCACCGTCACCTGGCCCTTGGGCCGGAGGGTGAAGGCGATCCAATGTTTGCGGCTCGTGAGCCGGCGTCCCTTTGGGAGGAAGAGCGTGCCGCCCGGCGCTCCCTCGAAGACGGACGGCAGCAGGCCCGTCCGATCCCCGTTCAGGATCAGCGTGGCGACGCCGTACGCGGCCACCTTTTTGGCCGCCTGGACCTTGGTGGCCATCCCGCCCGTCCCTTCGAAGCTGCTGGAGACCCCGGCCCGCCGCTCGATGTCCCTGGTGATCTCCGGGACCAGGGGAATGAGCGTCGCCGACTGGTTCTTTCGCGGGTCCTCGGTGAAGAGCCCGTCCACGTCGGACAGGATGACGAGGAGGTCCGCGTCCACCAGGTGCGCCACCTGGGCTGCGAGCGAGTCGTTGTCGCCGAAGCGGATCTCGTCCACCGCCACCGTGTCGTTCTCGTTGACGATCGGGATGACCCCGAAATCGAGCAGCGCGGTCAGCGTGTGGCGGGAGTTCAGGAACCGGCGGCGGTCGGCCAGGTCCTGGTGGGTGAGCAGCACCTGGGCCACCTTCTCGCCGAGCCGTTCGAACGCCTTCTCATAGGCCCACATCAGGCGGCTCTGCCCGACCGCCGCCGCCGCCTGTTTCACCGGGAGGCTTTTCGGATAGGACGTGAGGCCCAGCTTCTGGATGCCCGAGATGATCGCGCCCGAGGAAACGAGCAGCACTTCGCGGCCGCCGGCCTTGATCCTTGCGATCTCGTCGGCCAGCCGGTCGATGCGGTCGGGGCGGAGGCCGGCGCCCCGGGAGGCGACCAGGCTGCTCCCGACCTTGACCACGACGCGCTTGGCCTGTTTCAGGAGGTGGTCGCGCACGGCGTCCTCAGGGAACCCACCTGCTGGCCGACGTAGGTCGTCAGCTCCTCCAGCCCCTGCCGGGTGACGGCGGAGATCGGGAAGAAGCGCAGGCGGTGGCGTTTGCAGTAGGTCCGCAGCCGGTTCAGGCGGGCCTCGTCGCCCTTGATGTCGAGCTTGGTCCCGACCACGGCGAAGGGCTTCGCGGGCAGGGACTCGTCGTAGGAGGCGAGCTCGTTCCGCAGGGTCTCGAGGCTCCGGACCGGATCCTCGGCCGCCCATTCCGAGATGTCGATCAAAAACAGCAGGAACGAAGTGCGCTCGACGTGACGGAGGAACTGCAAGCCCAGGCCCTTTCCCTCATGGGCTCCCTCGATGAGTCCGGGAATGTCCGCGACCACGAAGCTGCGGTCTTCGCCCCACGAGACGACGCCCAGGTTCGGCGTGAGGGTCGTGAACGGATAGTCGGCGATCTTCGGGCGGGCCGAGGAGAGCGCGGCGATCAGCGTGGACTTGCCGGCGTTCGGAAAGCCTACGAGCCCGACGTCGGCCAGCAGCTTGAGCTCCAGGCGAAGCCACCGCGCCTCGCCGGGCTGACCGTGCTCGAAATGGGTGGGAACCCGGTTGGTGGGGGTCGCAAAGTGGGAGTTGCCCCGGCCGCCGCGGCCGCCCCGCGCGACGAGGCAGTCTTGCCCGTCGGCGGTCAGGTCCGCCAGGATCTCGCCGGTCTCGTCGTCGGCGATCACCGTGCCGACCGGCACCCGGACGATCACGTCCGTTCCGTTGCGCCCGTGCCGGTTCGACCCCTCGCCGGCGCCGCCGGCCTTGGCCTCATACTGTTGCTGGTACCGGAGGTCCAGGAGCGTGGTCAGCCGCCGCGACGCCGCGACCGTGACGTTCCCCCCGCGCCCTCCGTCCCCTCCGTCCGGGCCGCCGTGCGGCACGTACTTCTCGCGCCGGAAGCTGCAGACCCCGTCGCCGCCCTTGCCGGCCTTGACGAAGATGCGGACCTCATCCACGAACAACATGGCAACTCCTGTCCTCTGCGCTCGGACCCGCGTCGGGAACGAGGCAGTATAAATCTCCATCCAAGGCAAAGCAAACCGCACCCCCGCAGGAAACGGAGGCGGGTCGCGTCGCGTTCAGCAGGAAAACGGAAAAGAAGCGTGGAACGGAAAGGGGTGGGAGCGTCGAGGCTCAGACAGGCGGATACACGCTCACCTTCTGGCGAGCCCGGCCCCCCTCGAACTTGACGATACCCGAGATGAGCGCGAACAACGTATGGTCCCGGCCCATGCCCACGTTGAACCCGGGAAAGAACTTCGTGCCCCTCTGCCGGACGATGATGCCGCCGGCCTTGATCGGCTGGCCGCCGTAGGCTTTCACACCCAGATATTGGGGATTGCTGTCCCGGCCGTTTCTGGATGAGCCGCCGCCTTTATTTGTTGCCATGAGGTGTTCCTTCCGTCGCTCGAGTCCGCCGGCCTCAGGCCGTCACGATGTTCGTGATCCGGACCTGGGTGAAGTGCTGCCGGTGCCCTCTGGTGCGCCGATAGTTCTTGCGCCGCATCTTCTTGAAGACCGTGATGGACCGCGTCCGGCTCTGGCGGAGAATTTCCGCCGTGACCCGGGCCCGCTCGACCCAGGGCCGGCCGATCTGGAGCCCGGCTTCGTTCTGCACCAGCCGGACCTGCTTGAGCTCCACCGTCGCTCCGACCTCGCCCGGGAGCTTCTCGACCCGGAGGACCTCGCCCGGCTCGACCCGGTACTGCTTGCCTCCGGTCTCAACGATCGC
This sequence is a window from Nitrospirota bacterium. Protein-coding genes within it:
- the rsfS gene encoding ribosome silencing factor, encoding MRRNAIAQESKAKAIAVAQASLEKKADDVLILHVAKLTSIADYLVICSGESERQVQAIADHIAQALAGRRSPPLSTEGAASAQWILMDFGDVVAHIFRSDIRAHYGLERLWADARRVRLPAAQAVASPVAPALATGKTTRRARTRG
- the nadD gene encoding nicotinate-nucleotide adenylyltransferase, whose protein sequence is MKIGLFGGAFNPIHRCHLTIATQTRDRLGLDRLVFIPSGDPPHKPSATLAPAPHRLEMVRLAIADEPTFSVSEVETSRPAKSYSIDTVRALRAEYGPAAELFFIIGLDAFLDLPTWREPEPLLRSCRFVVVPRPPVQFRSLTGLSLLPPLDAQALSDLEGRRAARLDVSIPGGGLILLALPPCGVSASDIRDRIRRRLSLSNLLPAPVESYIMRFRLYQEERDRTGVQG
- the proB gene encoding glutamate 5-kinase — its product is MRDHLLKQAKRVVVKVGSSLVASRGAGLRPDRIDRLADEIARIKAGGREVLLVSSGAIISGIQKLGLTSYPKSLPVKQAAAAVGQSRLMWAYEKAFERLGEKVAQVLLTHQDLADRRRFLNSRHTLTALLDFGVIPIVNENDTVAVDEIRFGDNDSLAAQVAHLVDADLLVILSDVDGLFTEDPRKNQSATLIPLVPEITRDIERRAGVSSSFEGTGGMATKVQAAKKVAAYGVATLILNGDRTGLLPSVFEGAPGGTLFLPKGRRLTSRKHWIAFTLRPKGQVTVDDGAVEALVRRGKSLLASGIVAVRGDFRPGDAVTCADRDGKEFAKGLVNFSAETLDRIKGLKTAELQKVIGPQEYEEVIHRDNLVLL
- the obgE gene encoding GTPase ObgE translates to MLFVDEVRIFVKAGKGGDGVCSFRREKYVPHGGPDGGDGGRGGNVTVAASRRLTTLLDLRYQQQYEAKAGGAGEGSNRHGRNGTDVIVRVPVGTVIADDETGEILADLTADGQDCLVARGGRGGRGNSHFATPTNRVPTHFEHGQPGEARWLRLELKLLADVGLVGFPNAGKSTLIAALSSARPKIADYPFTTLTPNLGVVSWGEDRSFVVADIPGLIEGAHEGKGLGLQFLRHVERTSFLLFLIDISEWAAEDPVRSLETLRNELASYDESLPAKPFAVVGTKLDIKGDEARLNRLRTYCKRHRLRFFPISAVTRQGLEELTTYVGQQVGSLRTPCATTS
- the rpmA gene encoding 50S ribosomal protein L27; the encoded protein is MATNKGGGSSRNGRDSNPQYLGVKAYGGQPIKAGGIIVRQRGTKFFPGFNVGMGRDHTLFALISGIVKFEGGRARQKVSVYPPV
- the rplU gene encoding 50S ribosomal protein L21, with translation MYAIVETGGKQYRVEPGEVLRVEKLPGEVGATVELKQVRLVQNEAGLQIGRPWVERARVTAEILRQSRTRSITVFKKMRRKNYRRTRGHRQHFTQVRITNIVTA